The following is a genomic window from Colletotrichum lupini chromosome 5, complete sequence.
AGGGGACCACCAAATGGAGACGTGCAGCCACATTAGAAAACGTTGGCTGCAGATACTGGCTGGGTGGTGCCAGGTGCGTTACGATAATGAGGGGGGATTACTTGGGCCACCCCCCGGACTTGCATTTTCAACCAACCGGCAACCCCCACTGTATGGTAGCTGGAGCCTGATTGGTCAGCTCACGTACAGTGTGTGTAAATACGCCGCCCGTGTTGGCGACGACCGCCTGATTTTCCACATATACCGTATAGTGCGGATAACCTATCAGGCTGACGGAGGACGGGACGGTGATAGCAGCGTGGAAGAGAAACATTTACGTGCCGAGCGTGGGAGGGAAAACTCAGCATACTCTATCTAGGTACTAAGGTAGGCTCTACCTCACGGCAGTCTGAAGACCTCAACAGCGAGCCAAGACATGATGGTGGTGTTGGCTGTGGTCCGAGGCATTGCAACAGCCGTCTCTACATCTTCCTTTAGCTGATAAATCAAGATAAGGCGAAGACGAAAGAGACAGAGTGGCCACTCAAAGGCAAAGATGTGTCCATAGATGGAGAATGCGAACGACATGGTGCGCGGCTTCGGCAGACTCGTCTGCCGTCATTCGCCTGAGGCGATAAGATGGGATGGAGTCTGATGTACGGAATAAAGGAACACATGTTGAGTCGCTCTACACTCCCGTCACAGTGCCCTACCGAGactacctaaggtaccttaggaTCTGTGGTCGAACCCCCAGCATGTACAGATAGTTGGGCAACTAAGCCATTCAGACGCTCGAGATAGCTTGCGAAATGCGAGAAGGGGGACTCGATCGAGGACGAAGTGTTGACCAGGTCCTCATGTCGGTTGCAATCGAGGCAGCATTCGTTCCTACCGTTCCTACCTTCCTTCTCTCGCGCCATTGTTGAAAGCGCGCTACGTACTTATCTTCCAGCAGAGGTACCTGGAaaaggtaaggtacttagTTAGGTTGCTGAACTGAGGTGGAATGCCAGACAGGTGTGGTGGGACCATTCCCCATTGGTAAGCCGTTCTTGGACGTCGGGGCATTCGGCGCACAGTGCGATAAATCATTCCCCACAAAAGTCCCAGCGTTTCTCGCAGAACGGGGAAgggggaagagagagagggaaaaaaGGTCAGGAGCAACGGATAGCGAAAGGAGAGGAAGGAAGCGCGCAAGAGGAAAAGAGACAGGAAGCCTGAGAGATTGAACGGGGGACCGGGGGGTCGTTGTTGGAAGGGGTGGGCACTGGACGTGGATGGGGACATGGACATGGACGTGGGCGTTTTGGTGTCAGAGTGTGCGCCGCCGCCCACccattttcttttctttcgtgCGCCctcgctctttttttttttttttaaaatcgacCACCGCGCAACGTCATACTTGACCTGTGACGTCTGCCGTTTTTCTCCCCCGACATCTCACTCTCACAACGATACTCGTTCTGCACCCCCATCTTAGCACGTCCCCGGGTACGCATCCAGACAGAGGCCACAACTACGCAATACCTCTCATCTTTCCTGCTGGCGGCCGTAGAGAAGGAGAGAGACAACTTTTTTTCTCACCACCGTCGTCGATCGTCGAAAGCCATTCCATTCTTGTGCCGCTTCCATTACAGAGGAGCGCTGCAATAGCGTAGCTGCTGCCTCTGACGGCTAACCTTTTGCTGCCGTCGCCATCACTGCTTTGCCTGTCCCTCCTGTACTGCGCAGCGGATTGGTTTCCCCCCGATCTCTCATCGCTTCCAACCCAGATCTAtctttctaagcttattCTTCTGCGTGTCCAACTCCTCCTCTGACCTCATCTGGCTTTTTCAACACTACCATACCTACATCATCATCCCTACCCTGCTACCGTCACCTTTTGCCTTTGGCGTCCACCCCACAAACGTCAACAGCTTCTTTCCCCAAATATAATacatcatcgtcgtcatcaTGGGGACCTCACCGAACCACGCCTCGACCGGGGGTGATACGAAGTCACCCAAACAGTCCAACAATGCCACTCCCCCACGTCAAAGTAAGTCGGACACCCTCTCCATCCCCTTACTCGCTGATTCTTCACCGAAAGACATCGTCGTTGCTGCCATTatcgtcgttgtcgtcgtcgtcttcgtcgtcgttCACTCGCTTACCACAACTTAGACACCATTCCGGAAGTGAAGCAACCCGACCCGAGTTTGAAGCCCGATGCTGACGGCGCGAAACCTCTTGGCCCTCCCCCTCGACCTGGACAGACGACTGGAAATACTCCCGACTACTTCGGCGCCGGAGCCGCCTCTCTCAGTCTGGAGCCCAATCCTTTTGAGCAGTCTTTCGGCGGAGGCGCGCCAGAGACACCAGGTGGTACGAAATTGCCATCCGTTGCTGCTCTGACCTCGCCATCTTCGTTGCTCCCTGGTAGCGGCGCAACTCCATTCAACTGGGGAGGAGGTTCTCTGCGAACCGGTCCTTTGAGCCCGGCCATGTTGTCAGGTCCTACCAGTGACTACTTCAGCGATACGCATCACCTTCGTGGCGGATTCCCGACCCCGAACGAATCTTCGTTGAGAACTGGCTTGACTCCCGGTGGCAGTGGTTCCATGTTCCCTGCCCCCAGCCCTAACTCTCAGCAACTATTTGCTCAGCTGGCCAGTGGTGGTGCCACGCCTAGCACCATCGATTTCCACCGCACTGCGTTGAGTGCCGCTGCAAAGCGTGATACGCAGGCCCAGAATCAAAACCAGAATCAAAATCAAAGTCAACCCCAAAATCAGACACAGAACCATAACCAGCAACAGGCAGCTGTGACATCGCAGCCGCAGGAGATGCCAAACGGTGCAACCGCTGTCAAGACTGAGGCAAAGCAGTTCGACCCGCACGATAACGACGCAGCGAACGGTCTGTTTATGCTTGCTCAAGGCGCACAGGGAAGAAACGGTGCTCCAAACGGCGGATTCGCGGCAGCACAAGCACAATCTCAAGCTCACCCACCTCCGCCACCTGCTCAAGGCGTCAACACGTCACCTCAAATGAGTGCTAACGGTGCTGGATCTGTTGGCGCGGGGTCGTCAGTCCGCGGTGTGAGCGAAGGCGGAAGTGCCATGTCGGATGAAAGCGAGCAAGCCCGTCCCGCAGCTAGGGGCAAGGGCAAGCGCAACTCGACTGGCGGCGCATCGACAAATGGCCGAAGAAAGGCTGAAGAGCCACCGGCAAAGGCCCCTGCCGCTAAGAAATCAAAGCCGAATAACAATATCCCCCCTCCTGATATGATGGGGGATGATAGTCAATCGGATGACGACGATATGAAACACGAGAATGGTGAAGGTGGAAAGTCAAAGATGACTGACGAGGAGAAGCGTAAGAACTTTTTGGAACGTAACAGGTAAGTTCCAACATTCCAAAAGTCGCTCCCGTTGGTACCCCGCTAATCTCTTCATGCAGAGTTGCCGCCCTCAAGTGTCGCCAGCGCAAGAAGCAGTGGCTGGCTAACCTCCAGTCAAAAGTTGAACTGTTCAGCAGTGAGAACGATGCTCTCACAGCTCAGATCACGCAGTTGCGTGAGGAGGTTGTCAACTTGAAGACATTACTTCTGGCTCACAAAGACTGCCCTGTCACGCAACAGCAAGGCCTTCACGGCGCCTTCATGCAACAGGCCATGGAGCCATTCAATCCCCAGATGAATCCGTACGGCATGGCCGCTCCTATTCCTAACCAGCAAGTCTTGGCGGCGGGCCAGGGTGTGCAACGCCGCTTTTCATAGGAGGACGAAGCCTTGTACAACAATCATTTCGAACATGAGGAGTTGGAGGATTCGATCCATCAATAACAACCCGTTGAGGTTGTCCGTCTCGGATAGTATATGGCGACATCGAGATTACGACTTTCATGCTGTTCCATTCTCTGGCCTAGTCATATCTTACGGCTCAACTGTATCATCATTATATACGACATTTTGGCGCCAATATCTTCACTTCGTTTCTACGACGGGGTTGCAAGCAACCAGGGAGAAGCTGCCTAGTAACAGAGGCAGTTTACCTTGAGCAGGTTGAGGTGGGGAGTTTGGCAGGCGTCATTGGCTTGCTGCAATCGTATCAGTCCATCATTGGAAGGGCTAGATACTGGGCATACACATCAAAAGGAGTTCAAGGGTTGGCAAGTCATTTGAAAGGGTGTAGGCGTCGAGGGGTGGTTGATGGGACTAAGCCATCTTCTACTAGCTGATTGCTTTGATTGGATTTATAGTAGCAATGGTAACAAGAGCTGCATGAACGGCAACGCCTCGTGGTCATTTAATTTATGAGACTTCGCCCCATAATGGGTCTTGAGATGATGTGTGCGTAGATGAATGTGTAtgaatttttaacttatggTTCTGTACATGTAAACGGCCACCACCATGCCCAGGATACCTAGACACGATGAGCCGCAAACCAGGTTATGACTGAATAAGGTATAGATAGCTAGGCATCGGGACAATCCGTCGACAGTGGTGAGTGGAACCATTACCTACCTAAGGTAACGTA
Proteins encoded in this region:
- a CDS encoding bZIP transcription factor; the encoded protein is MGTSPNHASTGGDTKSPKQSNNATPPRQSKSDTLSIPLLADSSPKDIVVAAIIVVVVVVFVVVHSLTTT